One Fusobacterium varium DNA segment encodes these proteins:
- the rsmA gene encoding ribosomal RNA small subunit methyltransferase A — protein MSFKHKKKFGQNFLTDQREVLRKIMEVSDVKAEDTVLEIGPGEGALTALLLDTAKKVVTVEIDRDLEKILRKKFDSNPKYTLVMNDVLETNLKDYVGEGTKVVANIPYYITSPIINKLIENRDVIDEIYIMVQKEVAERICAKKGKERSVLTLAVEYFGEAEYLFTIPKEFFTPIPKVDSAFMSIKLYKDERYSKIVDEDCFFKYVKAAFANKRKNLLNNFTSLGKSKDELREILAQANIAETERAENLSIDDFLNLIAIFEKK, from the coding sequence ATGTCCTTTAAACATAAAAAGAAATTTGGTCAAAACTTTTTGACAGATCAAAGAGAAGTATTAAGAAAAATAATGGAAGTATCAGATGTTAAAGCTGAAGATACAGTATTAGAGATAGGACCAGGAGAAGGGGCATTGACAGCTCTACTTTTAGATACTGCTAAAAAAGTTGTCACTGTTGAGATAGATAGAGATCTTGAGAAAATATTGAGAAAGAAATTTGACTCTAATCCTAAGTATACTCTAGTTATGAATGATGTATTAGAAACTAATTTAAAAGATTATGTTGGAGAGGGAACAAAGGTTGTTGCTAATATACCTTACTACATAACATCTCCTATTATCAATAAATTAATAGAAAATAGAGATGTGATTGATGAAATATACATCATGGTACAAAAAGAGGTAGCAGAAAGAATTTGTGCTAAAAAAGGAAAAGAGAGAAGTGTTCTTACTCTAGCAGTAGAATATTTTGGAGAAGCTGAGTATCTTTTCACAATTCCAAAAGAGTTTTTTACTCCTATCCCTAAGGTAGATTCTGCTTTTATGTCTATTAAGCTTTACAAAGATGAAAGATATAGCAAAATAGTAGATGAAGATTGTTTCTTTAAATATGTAAAGGCTGCCTTTGCTAACAAAAGAAAAAATCTATTAAACAACTTCACATCTTTGGGAAAATCTAAAGATGAATTGAGAGAGATTTTAGCTCAAGCTAATATTGCTGAAACAGAGAGAGCTGAAAATCTTTCTATTGATGATTTTTTAAATCTAATTGCTATATTTGAAAAAAAATAA
- a CDS encoding DUF4911 domain-containing protein has protein sequence MLGSYEFLIQSRKEDIDFINKVVEAYEGAGVVRTVDPQKGLINIITTYDFKDFVKFVIEDLKKYDVVAEIIEEGAWKGSLYINK, from the coding sequence ATGCTAGGAAGTTATGAGTTTCTGATTCAAAGCAGAAAAGAGGATATTGACTTTATAAATAAAGTTGTAGAAGCTTATGAAGGAGCTGGAGTTGTAAGAACTGTAGATCCTCAAAAGGGGCTTATAAATATAATTACTACATATGATTTTAAAGATTTTGTAAAATTTGTTATAGAGGATTTAAAAAAATATGATGTAGTAGCTGAAATCATAGAAGAGGGAGCTTGGAAAGGTTCTCTATATATTAATAAATAA
- a CDS encoding KH domain-containing protein, producing MEKLEKLINYIIKELVDTKEAVMIDYDAIDDTITFKVSVAKGEMGKIIGKNGLTANAIRGVMQAAGVKDKLNVNVEFLD from the coding sequence ATGGAAAAATTAGAAAAATTAATCAACTATATTATAAAAGAGCTTGTAGATACTAAAGAGGCTGTAATGATAGATTATGATGCTATTGATGATACTATCACTTTTAAAGTAAGTGTTGCCAAAGGAGAAATGGGAAAAATAATCGGTAAAAATGGACTTACAGCTAATGCAATTAGAGGAGTTATGCAAGCTGCTGGAGTTAAAGATAAACTAAATGTAAATGTTGAATTTTTAGACTAG
- the rimM gene encoding 16S rRNA processing protein RimM — protein sequence MELFTVGKISGTHHLKGAVKIIANVSDAEILVGNKVIIDIQGEQKILTITSVSPLVGNKWTVEFQEITNKTDAGKLKNGLIKVRRDILGIAEDEYLLNDLMDMEVVDMKNNETIGRVIDIFETAAHDILVVEDEKSEAMIPDIDEFVKKIDFDKRTIFVELIDGMREMKGKKYQQDDGIEDEE from the coding sequence ATGGAGCTTTTTACAGTTGGTAAAATATCTGGAACTCATCATCTTAAAGGAGCTGTAAAGATTATAGCTAATGTATCAGATGCTGAGATCTTAGTTGGAAATAAAGTCATTATTGATATTCAAGGGGAACAAAAAATACTTACTATCACAAGTGTAAGTCCTCTTGTTGGAAATAAATGGACAGTTGAATTTCAAGAAATAACTAATAAAACTGATGCTGGAAAGTTAAAAAATGGACTTATAAAAGTTAGAAGAGATATTTTAGGAATAGCTGAAGATGAATATCTTTTAAACGATCTTATGGATATGGAAGTTGTAGATATGAAAAATAATGAAACTATTGGAAGAGTAATTGATATTTTTGAAACTGCTGCTCACGATATTCTTGTAGTTGAAGATGAAAAAAGTGAAGCTATGATTCCAGATATTGATGAGTTTGTTAAAAAGATAGATTTTGATAAAAGAACTATTTTTGTTGAACTTATTGATGGTATGAGAGAGATGAAAGGAAAAAAATATCAGCAAGATGATGGAATAGAAGATGAGGAGTAA